One window from the genome of Salisaeta longa DSM 21114 encodes:
- the purS gene encoding phosphoribosylformylglycinamidine synthase subunit PurS, whose amino-acid sequence MYKATIAVTLRPSILDPEGKAVHHALDNLGYPQVEDVRMGKRVELTIDAADAEAARAVAEAACEKLLANPVTENYTITVAAVDAAAA is encoded by the coding sequence ATGTACAAAGCCACGATTGCCGTTACGCTGCGCCCGTCCATCCTCGATCCCGAAGGGAAAGCCGTGCACCACGCGCTCGACAACCTGGGCTATCCGCAGGTCGAAGACGTGCGCATGGGCAAGCGGGTGGAGCTGACCATCGACGCCGCCGATGCCGAAGCGGCTCGCGCCGTTGCGGAAGCCGCCTGCGAAAAGTTGCTCGCCAACCCGGTGACGGAGAATTACACGATTACTGTAGCGGCCGTTGATGCCGCTGCGGCTTAG
- a CDS encoding ATP-dependent Clp protease adaptor ClpS yields the protein MPEAPSPTIEPATPDVTTEERTDDGTGTDKPWAVILYNDDVHTFEEVIGQLVKATGCSRSQAEKHAWTVHTQGKATVYEGTFEECFEVQAVLKEIELVTEIQG from the coding sequence ATGCCCGAAGCACCGTCTCCCACCATCGAACCGGCCACGCCCGACGTAACCACCGAAGAGCGTACCGACGACGGTACCGGCACCGATAAGCCCTGGGCGGTGATCCTGTACAACGATGACGTGCACACCTTCGAGGAGGTGATCGGTCAGCTGGTGAAGGCCACGGGATGCTCGCGCAGTCAGGCCGAAAAGCATGCCTGGACGGTGCATACGCAGGGCAAGGCCACGGTGTACGAGGGCACCTTCGAGGAGTGCTTCGAGGTGCAAGCCGTGCTCAAAGAGATTGAGCTGGTCACGGAAATTCAAGGATAG
- a CDS encoding alanine dehydrogenase, translating to MEIPSLQGLASEQGLMTMERRLKRSSDHEALRIGVPREVANEERRVALTPTGASTLVANGHEVYVEQGAGRQAHFQDDEYMEAGAELMDGPGDLYGHCDLIVKVGPPGDDELGYLQERQLLISALNLGGTTPDFLKHLMDHRITGVGFEFIRDPDGTFPLIRMMHEITGSMAIQVAGRYLESNAGGKGVMLGGISGVPPATVVILGAGVVGEWAARTALGYGAHVIVLDTELGQLRTLEHYLDRRVTTAMASEQYIRQAVRSADVVIGAMMSDGQRSPMLVTEDMVAEMTAGGVVVDAVMDQGGCIETSRPTTHSKPIFRRHDIIHYCVPNMPSNAARTASYALTHVLVPYLIRIGEAGSINEALWRDEGLRNGTYVYRQHLTKKSLATMFGMSHRDIELLIASGI from the coding sequence ATGGAAATCCCTTCGCTGCAGGGCCTTGCGAGCGAGCAAGGCCTCATGACGATGGAACGGCGCCTAAAGCGCTCCAGCGATCACGAAGCGTTGCGTATTGGGGTGCCCCGCGAGGTGGCCAACGAGGAGCGCCGCGTGGCGCTTACGCCCACCGGCGCCAGCACCCTGGTGGCCAATGGACACGAGGTGTACGTGGAGCAAGGCGCGGGCCGGCAGGCGCACTTTCAGGACGACGAGTACATGGAGGCGGGCGCCGAGCTGATGGACGGGCCGGGCGACCTGTACGGCCATTGCGACCTCATCGTGAAGGTGGGCCCGCCCGGGGACGACGAGCTCGGCTATCTGCAGGAGCGTCAGTTGCTCATCTCGGCGCTGAACCTGGGCGGCACCACGCCCGATTTTTTGAAGCACCTGATGGACCATCGCATCACGGGCGTCGGGTTCGAGTTCATCCGCGACCCGGACGGTACGTTTCCGCTTATCCGTATGATGCACGAGATTACCGGCTCGATGGCCATCCAGGTGGCGGGGCGCTACCTGGAGAGCAATGCGGGCGGAAAGGGCGTCATGCTGGGCGGCATCTCGGGCGTGCCGCCGGCGACGGTTGTCATTTTGGGCGCGGGCGTGGTGGGCGAGTGGGCCGCGCGGACGGCGCTGGGCTACGGCGCCCACGTCATTGTGCTGGACACCGAGCTCGGCCAGCTGCGCACGCTAGAGCACTACCTCGACCGCCGCGTGACGACGGCCATGGCCAGCGAGCAGTACATCCGGCAGGCGGTGCGCTCGGCCGATGTCGTCATTGGGGCGATGATGTCGGACGGCCAGCGGTCGCCCATGCTCGTGACGGAAGACATGGTGGCCGAGATGACCGCGGGCGGCGTGGTGGTCGATGCGGTGATGGACCAGGGCGGCTGCATCGAGACGAGCCGCCCCACCACCCACTCGAAGCCCATCTTCCGCCGGCACGACATCATTCATTACTGCGTCCCCAACATGCCTTCGAACGCGGCGCGCACGGCCAGCTATGCGCTCACGCACGTGCTGGTGCCGTACCTCATCCGCATCGGCGAGGCGGGCTCCATCAACGAGGCGTTATGGCGCGACGAAGGATTGCGCAATGGCACCTACGTGTACCGCCAGCATCTCACCAAAAAGAGCCTGGCGACCATGTTTGGCATGAGCCACCGCGACATCGAACTCCTCATCGCCTCCGGCATCTGA
- the zwf gene encoding glucose-6-phosphate dehydrogenase produces the protein MAPIDPHLFVIFGATGDLTKRKLLPALYHLMQEAGVAEQCYILGVARSEWSDDDFRAEARDALADEELGHWCDEHLFYQSIGSNSQRYDALRDRVEALEAAHDLPGNRVFYLSLPPAVYGDTVEAIGEVGLNASDGWTRVVIEKPFGHDLASAQQLNERIHRHFSEDEIYRIDHYLGKETVQNLLAFRFGNAIFESLWNRDRIERVEVTVAEPLGVGTRAGYYDDAGHLRDMVQNHLTQLFTLVAMEPPATFGADAIRGEKVKVLRATRAIDKSQVVFGQYDAGTVADEEVPAYRAEDGVPDDSDTETFVALPLYVDNWRWQGVPFYLRTGKRLPEKRTQIAVHFRCAPVSIFETETGGACDVNPNVLVITLQPNEGFDLHFEVKKPGDGMQLATQRLDFRYKDAFGPIPDAYSTLIRDIITGDQTLFVHSDEVEASWRLYTPLLAADLPVHTYPAGSWGPEAVAQLLPRWTNGAVPASEGAAA, from the coding sequence ATGGCCCCGATCGATCCGCACCTGTTTGTCATCTTTGGCGCCACCGGCGACCTCACCAAGCGCAAGCTGCTGCCCGCGCTGTACCACCTCATGCAAGAGGCCGGCGTCGCCGAGCAGTGCTACATCCTGGGCGTGGCCCGCTCGGAGTGGTCGGACGACGACTTCCGCGCCGAGGCCCGCGATGCGCTCGCGGACGAGGAGCTGGGCCACTGGTGCGACGAGCATCTGTTCTACCAATCCATTGGCTCCAACTCGCAGCGCTACGATGCCCTCCGCGACCGCGTGGAGGCGCTGGAGGCCGCGCACGACCTGCCCGGCAACCGCGTATTTTACCTCTCGCTGCCGCCGGCGGTGTACGGCGACACGGTGGAGGCCATCGGCGAGGTGGGACTCAACGCGAGCGACGGGTGGACGCGCGTCGTCATCGAAAAGCCGTTTGGGCACGACCTGGCCTCGGCGCAGCAGCTCAACGAGCGCATCCACCGGCACTTCTCCGAGGACGAAATCTACCGCATCGACCACTACCTGGGCAAAGAAACCGTCCAGAACCTGCTGGCCTTTCGGTTTGGCAATGCCATCTTCGAGTCGCTCTGGAATCGCGACCGCATCGAGCGCGTCGAGGTCACCGTGGCCGAGCCGCTGGGCGTGGGCACGCGCGCCGGGTACTACGACGACGCCGGCCACCTGCGCGACATGGTGCAAAACCACCTCACGCAGCTCTTTACGCTTGTGGCCATGGAGCCGCCGGCCACCTTTGGTGCAGACGCCATCCGCGGCGAGAAGGTGAAGGTGCTGCGGGCCACGCGGGCCATTGACAAGTCACAGGTTGTCTTTGGCCAGTACGATGCCGGTACCGTAGCCGACGAAGAGGTGCCCGCCTACCGCGCCGAAGACGGCGTGCCCGACGACTCGGACACCGAGACGTTTGTGGCCCTTCCGCTGTACGTTGACAACTGGCGGTGGCAGGGCGTGCCGTTTTACCTCCGCACCGGCAAGCGCCTGCCCGAAAAGCGCACCCAGATTGCCGTGCACTTCCGCTGCGCGCCCGTCTCCATCTTTGAAACGGAAACCGGCGGCGCGTGCGACGTCAACCCCAACGTGCTCGTCATCACCTTGCAGCCCAACGAGGGCTTCGATCTGCACTTTGAGGTGAAGAAGCCCGGCGACGGGATGCAACTGGCCACACAGCGCCTCGACTTTCGATACAAAGATGCGTTTGGCCCCATTCCCGACGCATACAGCACGTTGATCCGCGACATCATCACGGGCGATCAGACGCTGTTCGTGCATAGTGACGAGGTAGAAGCATCGTGGCGCCTGTACACGCCCCTCTTGGCGGCCGACCTGCCGGTGCACACCTACCCGGCCGGAAGCTGGGGGCCGGAGGCGGTAGCGCAGTTGCTGCCGCGCTGGACGAACGGCGCGGTGCCCGCGTCCGAAGGAGCCGCCGCGTAG
- the gnd gene encoding phosphogluconate dehydrogenase (NAD(+)-dependent, decarboxylating), giving the protein MTLGMVGLGKMGANMTRRLLQDDHDVVGFDLNEDAVAAITDEGAAGAPTLEALVDRLDAPRVCWIMVPAGDPVDQTIDTLLPLLEAGDILVDGGNSNYKDTLRRAERVHDADLHYVDVGTSGGVWGLEQGYSMMVGGSDEAVDVLRPALETLAPGPNKGWGHMGAVGSGHFVKMVHNGIEYGVMQAYAEGFDILQAKDDFDLDLHQVAETWRFGSVIRSWLLDLTARALEDGDALDDIAPWVDDSGEGRWTVKEAIDLDVPAPVITDALISRLNSRVEDSYTHKLLAAMRNQFGGHDVKESND; this is encoded by the coding sequence ATGACGCTTGGAATGGTAGGACTTGGCAAGATGGGTGCCAACATGACGCGCCGCCTCTTGCAAGACGATCACGACGTGGTGGGCTTCGACCTGAATGAGGACGCCGTCGCCGCCATTACGGACGAAGGAGCCGCCGGCGCCCCCACGCTGGAGGCTCTCGTCGACCGGCTCGACGCACCGCGCGTCTGCTGGATCATGGTGCCGGCCGGCGATCCCGTCGACCAAACCATCGACACGTTGCTTCCGCTGCTAGAGGCGGGTGACATCCTCGTCGATGGCGGCAACTCGAACTACAAAGACACGCTCCGCCGCGCCGAGCGCGTGCACGACGCGGACCTTCACTACGTCGATGTGGGCACCTCGGGCGGCGTGTGGGGGCTGGAGCAAGGCTACAGCATGATGGTGGGCGGCTCCGACGAAGCCGTCGATGTCCTCCGTCCGGCCCTCGAAACGCTCGCGCCGGGGCCCAACAAGGGCTGGGGGCATATGGGCGCCGTGGGCAGCGGGCACTTCGTCAAGATGGTGCACAACGGCATCGAATACGGCGTCATGCAGGCGTATGCCGAAGGATTTGACATCCTGCAGGCCAAAGACGACTTCGACCTCGACCTCCATCAGGTGGCCGAGACGTGGCGCTTTGGCTCGGTCATTCGCTCGTGGCTGCTCGACCTGACCGCCCGCGCCCTGGAAGACGGCGATGCCCTGGACGACATCGCGCCGTGGGTGGACGACTCGGGCGAGGGCCGCTGGACCGTGAAGGAGGCCATTGACCTCGACGTGCCGGCGCCGGTCATTACCGATGCGCTCATCAGCCGCCTGAATTCCCGCGTGGAAGACTCCTACACGCACAAGCTGCTGGCAGCCATGCGCAATCAGTTTGGCGGCCACGACGTGAAGGAGAGCAACGACTGA
- a CDS encoding HAD family hydrolase — protein MIDAFVFDLDGTLVQTERLKARSYAQAAEELCPNGLSEDAVLNAYRDVVGRSREHVATTLMERFDLTDAAHEYMEAQDGEAHAPWQAFVNVRLGYYNAMMRNPDTIRDHRWTHTIGLLQAARSNQCAVALATTSRRDQTERVLEALGLADAFDCIATADDVQATKPHPEIYRLVAVTLGIRPDHLLAIEDSPAGVQAARTAGLHCIAVATDFTRNALYDADLLPSDRIVDDPNTLPTAVQSLLDTQSSDA, from the coding sequence ATGATTGATGCTTTTGTGTTTGACCTCGACGGCACCCTGGTGCAGACCGAGCGCCTAAAGGCCCGCTCATATGCACAAGCCGCGGAGGAGCTATGCCCCAATGGCCTCTCTGAAGACGCTGTCCTCAATGCTTACAGAGACGTGGTGGGGCGCTCGCGTGAGCATGTGGCCACCACGCTCATGGAACGCTTTGACCTGACCGACGCGGCCCACGAGTACATGGAGGCGCAGGATGGTGAAGCACACGCACCCTGGCAGGCCTTCGTCAACGTGCGTCTCGGCTACTACAATGCCATGATGCGCAACCCCGACACCATTCGCGACCACCGGTGGACGCACACCATCGGCCTGTTGCAGGCCGCCCGCTCCAACCAGTGTGCCGTGGCGCTGGCTACCACCTCGCGGCGCGACCAGACCGAGCGCGTCCTTGAGGCCCTCGGCCTTGCTGATGCGTTTGACTGCATCGCCACCGCCGATGACGTGCAAGCAACCAAGCCGCACCCCGAGATTTATCGGCTCGTTGCTGTTACGCTTGGCATTCGTCCCGATCATTTGTTGGCTATCGAAGACTCGCCGGCAGGCGTGCAGGCTGCCCGAACCGCCGGCTTGCATTGCATAGCCGTTGCGACAGACTTTACCCGAAACGCCTTGTACGACGCCGATTTGTTGCCCAGCGACCGGATCGTCGACGATCCGAACACGCTGCCAACAGCGGTTCAATCCCTCCTCGACACTCAATCATCAGACGCCTAA
- a CDS encoding sulfite exporter TauE/SafE family protein, producing MNGLFEFWYMLPVSVVFATVALGSGVEGATFFSPFFILVLGLDPMTAIGAGLITEVFGFSSGLYSYVRRRLIDYRMGGQLLAVAVPMALAGTYAAHFIADDILKTILGMGLVAVAISFVRTPDAETVSALNDDAVVDADEAERCVTPSDGEEVCYRVFNRTEGLFTGGIGGLFIGMVSTGLGEMNGYLLLQRCRIPSRVAIATSVFVVAVTALVASAGHVVEFVRAGGDQLTQLLHLLLWVVPGVVVGGQVGPAVAERIPDRVLELGMGVLFLLVSGILLAEVALT from the coding sequence ATGAACGGACTCTTTGAGTTCTGGTACATGCTGCCGGTTTCCGTCGTCTTTGCCACCGTGGCGCTTGGTTCGGGCGTGGAAGGGGCCACGTTTTTCTCGCCGTTTTTCATCCTGGTGCTGGGCCTCGACCCCATGACGGCCATCGGGGCGGGGCTCATCACCGAAGTGTTTGGCTTTAGCAGCGGACTGTATTCGTACGTCCGCCGTCGCCTCATCGACTATCGAATGGGCGGACAGCTTTTGGCCGTGGCTGTACCTATGGCTCTGGCAGGCACGTACGCGGCGCACTTCATCGCCGACGACATTCTAAAAACCATCCTTGGCATGGGCTTGGTCGCCGTTGCCATCAGTTTTGTGCGCACGCCCGATGCGGAAACAGTCAGCGCGCTGAATGACGATGCCGTTGTAGATGCCGACGAAGCCGAGCGCTGCGTGACCCCCTCCGATGGAGAGGAAGTCTGTTACCGCGTCTTCAATCGCACTGAAGGACTCTTCACCGGTGGCATTGGCGGGTTGTTTATTGGAATGGTATCCACCGGTCTAGGCGAGATGAACGGGTACTTGCTCCTGCAGCGCTGCCGCATTCCCTCCCGCGTGGCCATTGCTACGAGCGTCTTTGTGGTGGCCGTAACGGCCCTCGTGGCCTCGGCCGGGCACGTCGTCGAGTTTGTGCGTGCCGGCGGCGATCAGCTTACGCAGTTGCTGCACCTGCTGCTGTGGGTGGTGCCCGGCGTGGTGGTGGGCGGACAAGTGGGGCCTGCGGTGGCCGAGCGCATCCCCGACCGCGTGCTAGAGCTCGGGATGGGCGTGCTGTTTCTCCTGGTTTCGGGCATCCTCCTGGCCGAAGTGGCTCTGACCTAA
- a CDS encoding bifunctional transaldolase/phosoglucose isomerase, with the protein MTPTDAIRAEDQSIWLDYIRRSLMQSGDLHRLIAEDNLRGMTSNPSIFQKAIGGTGEYDADLHALVEAQPDAPAEALYEQIAIADIQRAADIMRPVFEETGTDGLVSLEVSPHLARDTEGTITEARRLWHAVNRPNLMIKVPATDAGIPAIEQLISEGINVNITLMFSLDHYEATAEAYIRGLERANDPTGIHSVASFFVSRVAVMVDDLLDEKDVDVDFNGSDVAIANAKMAYQRFQEIFHGDRFAALRAEGALVQRPLWASTSTKHPERSDVQYVEELIGPETVNTIPPDTLDAFRDHGTVRGATVTETLDDARAVLSGLADAGIDLDDVTEALQEEGIDKFVRPFDNLLDAIEEKRAQLAGGTGPARYALSADTESAVEEQLAAWDAADFGARFWRHDPTLWADVDTPELANRMGWLTLPARMNRHLADLTAFADAVRDTIDHVVVCGMGGSSLAPEVYSDVFGAAEGYPSLTVLDSTHPEHLEALADTLDLNRSLFLIASKSGTTVETLSFFRFFWDRVQALTDTPGDHFAAVTDPGSKLVALGAERNFRRVFTAMPDVGGRYSALTHFGLVPAALMGADLHGLLFRAGLKATAEGFAAPATAPHDGLKLGAVLGALWNDGRDKLTFVPSAGLAALPAWHEQLIAESTGKDDVGLVPVAGEPLAGPDAYDDDRVFIHFHLEGAEDEALHETLDALEAAGHPVLRIALRDTTDLAREMYVWEVAVAAAGAVMGIQPFNQPNVEAAKKHAKAAMTGDDPAGDAVSTVDGTDTAALTDALRMWMGTVQPGDYLSVQAYLAPNASTDDALHTLQARLRDRLQAATTLGYGPRFLHSTGQLHKGGPNTVRVLQLVDTPTADVPVPETDFTFEALIRAQALGDYHALRDQDRTVLRIHLGPDPASRLSVLIAALEDAQAQATA; encoded by the coding sequence ATGACCCCGACCGATGCCATCCGCGCCGAAGATCAGTCGATTTGGCTCGACTACATCCGCCGCAGCCTCATGCAAAGCGGCGACTTGCATCGCCTCATTGCGGAGGACAACCTGCGCGGCATGACCTCCAACCCGTCCATCTTTCAGAAAGCCATTGGCGGCACCGGCGAGTACGACGCCGACCTGCACGCCCTGGTGGAGGCGCAGCCCGACGCGCCCGCCGAGGCGCTCTACGAACAAATCGCCATTGCCGACATCCAGCGCGCCGCCGACATCATGCGGCCCGTGTTTGAGGAGACCGGCACCGACGGCCTCGTGAGCCTGGAGGTGTCGCCCCACCTGGCCCGCGATACCGAGGGCACCATCACCGAGGCCCGCCGCCTGTGGCACGCCGTCAACCGCCCCAACCTGATGATTAAGGTGCCCGCCACCGACGCCGGCATCCCGGCTATCGAGCAGCTCATCAGCGAGGGCATCAATGTGAACATCACCCTGATGTTTTCGCTCGACCACTACGAAGCGACCGCCGAGGCCTACATCCGCGGGCTGGAGCGCGCCAACGACCCCACGGGCATCCACTCGGTGGCTTCGTTCTTTGTGAGCCGCGTGGCGGTGATGGTCGACGATCTGCTCGACGAAAAGGATGTCGATGTCGACTTCAACGGAAGTGACGTGGCCATTGCCAACGCCAAGATGGCGTATCAGCGCTTCCAAGAAATCTTTCATGGCGATCGCTTTGCCGCCCTCCGCGCGGAAGGCGCGCTCGTGCAGCGCCCGCTGTGGGCCTCCACCAGCACCAAGCACCCCGAGCGCTCCGATGTGCAGTACGTAGAGGAGCTCATCGGCCCCGAAACGGTCAACACCATTCCGCCGGATACGCTGGATGCCTTCCGCGACCACGGCACCGTGCGCGGGGCGACCGTCACCGAAACCCTCGACGACGCCCGCGCGGTCCTGTCTGGGCTGGCCGACGCCGGCATCGACCTCGACGACGTCACCGAGGCGCTACAGGAAGAGGGCATCGACAAATTTGTGCGCCCCTTCGACAACCTCCTCGACGCCATTGAGGAGAAGCGCGCGCAGCTTGCAGGCGGTACCGGACCGGCACGCTACGCCCTCAGCGCAGACACCGAATCGGCGGTTGAGGAGCAACTGGCGGCCTGGGATGCCGCGGACTTCGGCGCGCGCTTCTGGCGGCACGATCCCACGCTGTGGGCCGATGTGGACACCCCCGAGCTGGCCAACCGCATGGGCTGGCTCACGCTGCCCGCCCGCATGAATCGCCACCTGGCCGACCTGACGGCCTTCGCCGATGCCGTCCGCGATACTATTGACCACGTGGTGGTGTGCGGCATGGGCGGCTCTAGCCTCGCCCCGGAGGTGTACAGCGATGTGTTTGGCGCAGCGGAGGGCTATCCGTCGCTCACCGTGCTCGACAGCACGCACCCCGAGCACCTGGAGGCCCTGGCCGATACGCTCGACCTCAACCGCTCGCTGTTTCTGATTGCGTCGAAGAGCGGCACCACCGTTGAAACGCTCTCGTTCTTCCGCTTCTTCTGGGATCGCGTACAGGCCCTTACCGACACGCCGGGCGACCACTTCGCCGCGGTCACCGATCCGGGCTCAAAGCTCGTGGCGTTGGGCGCAGAGCGCAACTTCCGACGCGTGTTTACAGCCATGCCCGACGTGGGCGGGCGGTACTCGGCACTCACGCACTTTGGCCTCGTGCCGGCTGCGCTCATGGGCGCCGACCTGCACGGGCTGCTGTTTCGGGCGGGCCTCAAGGCAACGGCGGAGGGCTTCGCGGCGCCCGCGACAGCTCCGCACGACGGCCTCAAACTGGGCGCGGTGCTGGGCGCGCTCTGGAACGACGGCCGCGATAAGCTGACGTTTGTGCCCAGCGCGGGCCTTGCGGCGCTTCCGGCCTGGCACGAACAACTGATTGCCGAGAGCACCGGCAAGGATGATGTGGGCCTCGTGCCGGTGGCCGGCGAACCCCTCGCCGGGCCCGACGCCTACGACGACGATCGCGTGTTCATCCACTTTCACCTGGAGGGCGCGGAGGACGAGGCGCTGCACGAGACCCTCGATGCGCTCGAAGCAGCCGGCCACCCGGTCCTGCGCATCGCCCTGCGCGACACCACCGACCTCGCCCGCGAGATGTACGTGTGGGAGGTCGCCGTGGCCGCTGCCGGGGCCGTGATGGGCATTCAGCCGTTCAACCAGCCGAACGTGGAGGCCGCCAAGAAGCACGCCAAGGCCGCCATGACGGGCGACGACCCCGCCGGCGACGCCGTCTCCACCGTCGATGGCACCGACACGGCCGCCCTTACCGACGCGCTGCGCATGTGGATGGGCACCGTGCAGCCGGGCGACTACCTGTCGGTTCAGGCCTATCTCGCCCCGAATGCTTCCACCGATGACGCCTTGCATACCCTGCAAGCCCGCCTGCGCGACCGCCTGCAGGCAGCCACCACCCTGGGCTACGGCCCGCGCTTCCTGCACTCGACCGGGCAGCTGCACAAGGGCGGCCCCAACACGGTGCGCGTGCTGCAACTGGTGGACACGCCCACGGCCGATGTGCCGGTGCCTGAAACGGACTTCACCTTCGAGGCGCTGATCCGCGCGCAGGCCCTGGGCGATTACCACGCGCTGCGCGACCAAGACCGCACGGTGCTGCGCATCCACCTGGGCCCCGATCCCGCATCGCGGCTCTCTGTGCTGATCGCCGCGCTGGAAGATGCACAGGCCCAAGCGACAGCGTAG
- the recO gene encoding DNA repair protein RecO, producing MPGRSIVRTDALVLRRLAYGETSAIVTLFTRERGKVAVMARGARRPKSPYGASLQPMAHAEVVFYHKPTRTLQTLSESSLVEPLHRISDALEPITLGLQVMELLDQLLEDEDPQPPVLNIAIDILRALHRGGPRLANVWPFAQLRLSGAMGVAPAVTRASITAITDDRGWLSLANGNVYPLDGRPRAGTKASREALRAFAVFARAALADVLRMRLAPDVRAEVGQLIDDYLRYHFEDAYRLKSRAVIQQLRAPQ from the coding sequence ATGCCCGGACGCTCCATCGTTCGTACCGATGCCCTGGTTTTGCGCCGTTTGGCCTACGGCGAGACGAGCGCCATCGTCACGCTCTTTACCCGCGAGCGCGGCAAGGTGGCCGTCATGGCCCGCGGCGCGCGCCGCCCCAAGAGCCCCTACGGCGCTTCGTTGCAGCCTATGGCCCATGCCGAGGTGGTCTTTTATCATAAGCCCACCCGCACGCTCCAAACGCTCAGCGAGAGCAGCCTGGTGGAACCGCTCCACCGCATCAGCGACGCGCTCGAGCCCATCACGCTCGGCCTGCAGGTGATGGAGCTGCTCGATCAGCTCCTGGAGGACGAAGACCCGCAGCCGCCGGTTCTGAATATCGCTATCGATATTTTGCGGGCCCTGCACCGCGGCGGCCCGCGCCTCGCCAACGTGTGGCCCTTCGCGCAGCTCCGCCTGTCGGGCGCGATGGGGGTGGCGCCCGCCGTCACGCGCGCCTCCATTACGGCCATCACCGACGACCGCGGCTGGCTCTCGCTCGCCAACGGCAACGTGTACCCGCTCGACGGCCGTCCGCGGGCCGGCACCAAGGCCTCGCGTGAAGCGCTGCGCGCCTTTGCCGTCTTCGCCCGCGCCGCCCTCGCCGATGTGCTGCGCATGCGCCTCGCCCCCGATGTGCGCGCCGAGGTGGGGCAGCTCATCGACGACTACCTCCGCTACCACTTCGAGGACGCCTACCGCCTCAAAAGCCGCGCGGTCATCCAGCAGCTCCGCGCCCCACAGTAA
- a CDS encoding ComEA family DNA-binding protein has product MQWLYDVQHRLSITRREAMALLTVSALFWGGLLVQEAQERWAVPKRPPALYQTVKASGVPPSMTVRTAPRKVNVNTAPAAALERLPEIGPALARRIMRYRAEHNGFATVDELDAVSGIGPKTLATLRPLVVLRDSAAAR; this is encoded by the coding sequence ATGCAATGGCTTTACGATGTACAGCACCGCCTGTCGATCACGCGCCGGGAAGCGATGGCGCTCCTCACGGTGTCCGCGCTGTTTTGGGGCGGCCTGCTGGTGCAAGAGGCGCAGGAGCGGTGGGCCGTGCCCAAGCGCCCGCCCGCGCTCTACCAAACGGTCAAGGCATCGGGCGTGCCGCCGTCCATGACCGTCCGCACCGCGCCGCGCAAGGTGAACGTGAACACGGCCCCGGCGGCCGCGCTCGAGCGACTGCCCGAGATTGGCCCGGCCCTGGCCCGCCGCATCATGCGCTACCGCGCCGAGCACAACGGCTTTGCCACCGTCGACGAACTCGATGCGGTGAGCGGCATCGGCCCCAAGACGCTCGCTACGCTGCGCCCCTTGGTGGTGCTGCGCGACTCGGCCGCGGCCCGGTAA